A portion of the Bacillus thuringiensis genome contains these proteins:
- a CDS encoding bacteriocin-processing peptidase family protein translates to MLDFKQLEACLKDKRFVDGLQEINNEIAYIKETNTLSYVKKWLANIPSHKEFDILIRLTDEGLMHQYSSFLIRYAYKKFPNMRTLSLYCDELIDERKILEAEQLLKETLEESNKEEIDADFLAKTYFTLVRCLLEMKRNEEALMYMQKAEEYSTRVVFDKWGYVYMHTGEWEKAEEQFIAGMQHEDCEELSTYLLSQLYANKGEQKRAIQLINDAIVKFPQVPYFHFEKVKYLLDLEQYEEMLAVIDNINTQLPYHAYNTYFVHLRAEALYKMNKFADLQKLLKEEKSLKESLYHNLEKNPDGKKVHLPIVPIVQKDNYCVPTSLEMMLRIWGETRTQDEIAEFIFDMTGSKFSDTVSYLEELGYEYRYFKGNEENYKRLIDEGIPVLLSIDIEHASHVQVLSGYDDTLQAFYVQDPNFIEPVLVEYSKLQEKYRYTGCLAITFVPKEKKAQLAFLSEEENRYFKSIFSLTDHLDEQDKEGISNLVQFLKETSDNPNTWLYTIKHLDVEVDKEFILYCIDKLKEKFPNSDFVKLHGAQCFIRLQEVEKAEQMLTSVEKKNNRALYHLINGRYAFEQESYIEAISSFRSSLQLDADQPIAWSFLALSYMYIDQSEKALQYSQVALERSPERFTLTNHGLILIDLERYEEAYEIFNDLLKEYKYEAHVWYERARCAHQLGKLYLAIKGLKVAIHLDSNAPYIYTKLSEIYESDLKDEESTKEILLNGIENCDDKAPLYVKLGDYHFQNDSLEEAEVLYKRALEENDEDVYSHFGLTQVYMAREQYKEAKEYILGLEKQIEKSQDFLMNAGMVLWDAELELGGNEEGFKVALSKLENGIKKSDYNVASALDEYVNRIKGTEFVQRGIAFLRTLHKERNEVSEYGCYAGILYESIGQYGQAMKRYNKEIEQKETALPYYRIGETLMALGQLTEAKQAYETCLELDGNFVGVHLQLAEIYEKEENRSKEQSHMVQAMKEEPLHINMEYLAQLSVDMNLQEELLTELEQLEEEVPEIWRLDAIAYVYGAMNEIDKEQAQIEYALQLDGEHIEVLYHYAKVLVKKRNVKAIEVAMKVIQKDFDNERIFDVYVKAVEQHKKLSNIRDFLHTLKVKKVERSTAFMYAAAAVTEIWIERQLHEQPKRSIITRAFYRMKNRAKEISMVTMIIDLYEISLKLNPKNSMAAQRFALFYENVEMNKEAIEILHTSLENKWDYEVAKQLVNLFVECEEEDMLRDALELTKQMVRELPDDYDTLLLQAQVFFKAGEERKAEKITLQLTEQTPFVSRAFLALGEMYQSQERFEEAIQVLENASIHHRNETVILLSLASSYHGAGQTLKAEKIANEVLTMDASDLLARYDRACYLAQLNRNEEAKEELEIVLREDESGFFAELIEDDENLAALREFEK, encoded by the coding sequence ATGCTAGATTTTAAGCAGTTAGAAGCGTGTTTGAAAGATAAGAGATTTGTAGACGGATTACAGGAAATAAATAATGAAATTGCATATATAAAAGAAACGAATACTTTATCCTATGTGAAGAAGTGGCTTGCTAATATTCCTTCGCATAAGGAGTTTGACATATTAATTCGTCTTACTGATGAAGGGCTTATGCACCAATACAGTTCATTCCTCATTCGCTACGCTTATAAAAAATTCCCAAATATGAGAACGCTCTCTTTATATTGTGATGAGTTAATTGATGAGCGGAAAATTCTTGAAGCAGAGCAGCTGTTAAAAGAAACTTTAGAAGAGAGTAATAAAGAAGAAATAGATGCCGATTTTTTAGCGAAAACATATTTTACGTTAGTACGATGTCTTTTAGAAATGAAAAGAAATGAAGAAGCGCTAATGTATATGCAAAAAGCAGAGGAGTACAGTACGCGCGTAGTGTTTGATAAATGGGGCTACGTTTATATGCATACAGGCGAATGGGAGAAAGCGGAAGAACAATTTATTGCTGGCATGCAGCATGAAGATTGTGAAGAGTTATCTACCTATTTATTATCACAATTGTATGCAAATAAAGGAGAACAAAAACGTGCGATACAGTTAATTAATGATGCGATTGTAAAGTTCCCACAAGTACCATATTTTCATTTTGAGAAGGTAAAGTATTTATTAGATTTAGAGCAATATGAAGAGATGTTAGCGGTAATAGATAACATAAATACTCAGCTGCCATATCATGCTTATAACACTTACTTTGTACATTTACGTGCAGAAGCGCTGTACAAAATGAATAAATTTGCAGATTTACAAAAGCTATTAAAAGAAGAAAAGAGTTTAAAAGAATCTTTATATCATAATTTAGAAAAAAATCCGGATGGAAAAAAGGTTCACTTGCCGATAGTTCCTATTGTACAAAAGGATAATTATTGTGTTCCGACAAGTTTAGAGATGATGTTGCGTATATGGGGAGAGACACGTACACAAGATGAAATAGCAGAGTTTATTTTTGATATGACAGGATCGAAGTTTTCAGATACTGTTTCTTATTTAGAAGAATTAGGTTATGAATATCGTTATTTTAAAGGGAATGAAGAGAATTATAAGAGACTGATTGATGAAGGAATTCCTGTTTTATTAAGTATAGATATTGAGCATGCTTCACACGTACAAGTTCTATCTGGATATGATGATACATTGCAAGCTTTCTATGTTCAAGATCCAAACTTTATAGAACCAGTTCTTGTGGAATATAGTAAATTACAAGAAAAATATCGTTATACAGGCTGTTTAGCAATCACGTTTGTTCCGAAAGAAAAGAAGGCGCAACTAGCGTTTCTAAGTGAGGAAGAAAATCGTTATTTTAAATCTATTTTTTCTCTTACGGATCATTTAGATGAACAGGATAAAGAGGGAATTAGTAACTTAGTACAATTTTTAAAAGAAACGAGCGATAATCCAAATACGTGGTTATATACGATAAAGCACTTAGATGTTGAAGTAGATAAAGAATTTATTTTATATTGTATCGATAAGTTAAAGGAAAAGTTTCCGAACTCGGACTTTGTTAAATTGCATGGTGCACAGTGTTTTATTCGTCTTCAGGAAGTAGAGAAAGCGGAGCAAATGCTGACAAGCGTTGAGAAGAAAAATAATCGTGCTTTATATCATTTAATAAACGGAAGATATGCTTTTGAGCAGGAAAGTTATATAGAAGCGATTTCAAGCTTTCGTTCATCGTTACAATTAGACGCAGATCAGCCTATTGCTTGGAGTTTTCTCGCTTTATCCTATATGTATATTGATCAATCTGAAAAAGCATTGCAATATTCACAAGTTGCGTTAGAGCGCAGTCCTGAAAGGTTCACTTTAACGAATCACGGTTTAATATTAATAGATTTAGAAAGATATGAAGAAGCATATGAAATCTTTAATGACTTGTTAAAAGAGTATAAATATGAAGCACATGTATGGTATGAACGAGCGAGATGTGCACATCAACTAGGGAAATTATATTTAGCAATAAAAGGGCTTAAAGTAGCGATTCATTTGGATAGTAATGCACCTTACATTTATACGAAACTTTCGGAAATATACGAATCTGATTTGAAGGATGAGGAAAGTACGAAAGAAATTTTATTAAACGGTATTGAGAACTGTGATGATAAAGCACCTCTTTACGTAAAATTAGGTGACTATCATTTTCAAAATGATAGCTTGGAAGAAGCAGAAGTATTGTATAAGCGTGCTTTAGAAGAAAACGATGAGGATGTTTATTCTCACTTCGGACTTACACAAGTGTATATGGCAAGAGAACAATACAAGGAAGCAAAAGAATACATTCTTGGTCTTGAGAAGCAAATTGAAAAGAGCCAAGATTTCCTCATGAATGCAGGAATGGTTTTATGGGATGCTGAACTTGAACTTGGTGGAAATGAAGAAGGGTTTAAAGTAGCGCTATCTAAGTTAGAAAATGGTATAAAGAAAAGCGATTATAATGTAGCAAGTGCGTTAGATGAATATGTGAATCGAATTAAAGGAACGGAATTTGTACAACGAGGTATAGCGTTTTTAAGAACTTTACACAAAGAAAGAAATGAAGTAAGTGAGTACGGTTGTTATGCAGGTATTTTATATGAATCTATTGGACAGTACGGCCAAGCGATGAAAAGATATAATAAGGAGATAGAACAAAAGGAAACGGCATTACCGTATTACCGAATTGGTGAAACACTTATGGCATTAGGGCAATTGACGGAAGCAAAACAAGCGTATGAAACATGTTTAGAGCTTGATGGAAATTTCGTAGGTGTACATTTACAGCTTGCGGAAATATACGAAAAAGAAGAAAACCGTTCTAAAGAACAAAGTCATATGGTTCAGGCGATGAAGGAAGAGCCGTTGCATATTAATATGGAATATTTGGCACAGCTTTCAGTAGATATGAATCTTCAGGAAGAATTGCTGACTGAACTAGAACAATTAGAGGAAGAAGTACCTGAAATATGGCGTTTAGATGCGATTGCATATGTGTACGGAGCGATGAATGAAATAGATAAAGAACAAGCACAGATTGAATACGCACTACAATTAGATGGTGAGCATATAGAAGTTCTATATCATTATGCAAAAGTATTAGTGAAAAAAAGAAATGTAAAAGCAATTGAAGTTGCAATGAAAGTAATACAAAAAGATTTTGATAATGAACGTATATTTGATGTTTATGTAAAAGCAGTAGAGCAACATAAAAAATTGTCTAACATACGAGATTTTCTTCATACGTTAAAGGTGAAAAAAGTAGAAAGAAGTACAGCATTCATGTATGCTGCAGCTGCGGTTACGGAAATATGGATTGAACGCCAGCTGCATGAACAGCCGAAACGATCTATCATTACGAGAGCTTTTTATCGTATGAAAAATCGTGCGAAAGAAATTTCAATGGTTACTATGATAATTGATTTATATGAAATCTCTTTAAAGTTAAATCCGAAAAATAGTATGGCAGCACAGCGATTTGCGCTATTTTATGAGAATGTAGAGATGAATAAAGAAGCGATAGAGATTCTGCACACGTCACTAGAAAATAAATGGGATTATGAAGTAGCGAAGCAACTTGTAAATCTTTTCGTTGAGTGCGAGGAAGAAGATATGTTAAGAGATGCTTTGGAATTAACGAAGCAAATGGTTCGAGAACTACCAGATGATTATGATACTCTTCTTCTGCAAGCACAAGTATTCTTTAAAGCAGGGGAAGAAAGAAAAGCAGAAAAGATTACCTTACAATTAACGGAGCAAACACCGTTCGTAAGTAGAGCATTTCTTGCTTTAGGAGAAATGTACCAAAGTCAAGAAAGGTTTGAAGAGGCAATTCAAGTATTAGAAAATGCTTCTATACATCATCGAAATGAAACAGTAATTCTTCTTTCTTTAGCGTCTTCATATCATGGGGCCGGCCAAACACTAAAGGCAGAAAAAATAGCAAATGAAGTATTAACAATGGATGCAAGTGATTTGTTAGCAAGATATGATCGTGCTTGTTATTTAGCACAGTTAAATAGAAATGAAGAGGCGAAGGAAGAGCTTGAAATTGTCCTTCGTGAGGATGAATCGGGATTCTTTGCTGAACTTATTGAGGATGATGAAAATTTAGCAGCATTGCGAGAATTTGAAAAGTAA
- the ileS gene encoding isoleucine--tRNA ligase produces the protein MKKVDVKESAVGRETRIRKQWNEQSIFEQSIQNREGAQSFVFYEGPPTANGLPHVGHALGRAIKDLVARYKTMAGYKVVRKAGWDTHGLPVELGVEKQLGISGKHEIEEYGIEPFIQKCKESVFTYEKQWREFTESIGYWVDMDDPYVTLENPYIESVWHILGTIHEKGLLYKGHRVSPYCPSCQTSLSSHEVAQGYKTVKDLSATVKFKVKDSENEYFLGWTTTPWTLPANVALAVHPNMEYVKAKQEGHVYIVAKERVQEVLKENYEVLSVHKGEELLNISYTAPFPMKEVTNGYRVIAAEFVTADSGTGLVHIAPAYGEDDYRVVQSEGLSFLHVVDEKGEYTEAVPFLKGKFVKDCDVDIVRYLAKEGLLYHKEKYEHSYPHCWRCDSPLLYYAGESWLIRTTAIKDTFLQNNDSVTWYPDHMKHGRFGKFLENMVDWNISRNRYWGTPLNVWECESCDHQFAPKSIAELRKHSTKETPEDLELHKPYVDEVQVCCEKCGGTMNRTPEVIDVWFDSGSMPFAQYHYPFENKELFEKQFPADVIAEGIDQTRGWFYSLLAVSALYTGKVPYKRVLSLGHVLDEEGQKMSKSKGNALDPVDLVDKFGADALRWALLVDSAPWNAKRFSERTVLEAKSKFVDTLVNVYSFYVLYANLDEYNPKETYDVKRTKLDEWVLSRLHSTTKKVRTALDDYQFTNAAREIAALVDEVSNWYVRRSRNRFWESGMNAEKAAAYETLHEVLVTISKLIAPFTPFVAEDIHLNLEGSSVHLADYPVVNESLLQPKLEAEMDAVLQVVELGRSNRNQHSLKVKQPLAELVLLEHNENDMDWESYRDIVMDELNVKAFHVELDETKYTSYQLKLNFKTAGPKFGKNVNAVNGWLKQLSQEDVQNFVSTERAVYEATPGEEVVVTAEDVLVEKVAKSGFSNTTNGQYTVMLDTNVTEELLQEGVAREFIRAVQEYRKQLNLPVNLRVDVILDTEEELQRTLTNHKDLLEENLLVKQFTFGHLTNEDDELSLGETKLRIKLSAAN, from the coding sequence ATGAAGAAAGTAGATGTAAAAGAGTCAGCTGTAGGGAGAGAAACACGTATTCGTAAGCAGTGGAACGAACAAAGCATTTTTGAACAATCAATTCAGAATCGAGAAGGCGCACAATCGTTTGTGTTTTATGAAGGACCACCAACGGCGAACGGTTTACCACACGTCGGCCATGCACTTGGTCGGGCAATTAAAGATTTAGTAGCAAGATATAAAACGATGGCTGGTTATAAAGTAGTAAGAAAAGCAGGATGGGATACACACGGTTTACCTGTAGAACTAGGTGTTGAGAAGCAACTTGGTATTTCTGGTAAACATGAGATCGAAGAATATGGCATTGAACCATTTATTCAAAAGTGTAAAGAGAGTGTTTTCACATATGAAAAGCAGTGGCGTGAATTCACTGAAAGTATTGGTTATTGGGTAGATATGGATGATCCATATGTAACTTTAGAGAATCCATATATTGAAAGTGTATGGCATATTTTGGGGACGATCCATGAAAAAGGATTGTTATATAAAGGACATAGAGTTTCACCATACTGCCCAAGCTGCCAAACTTCATTGAGCTCACATGAGGTTGCACAAGGGTATAAAACAGTAAAAGATTTAAGTGCAACTGTGAAGTTTAAAGTGAAAGATAGTGAAAATGAGTATTTCTTAGGCTGGACAACAACGCCTTGGACACTTCCAGCAAACGTAGCGCTTGCTGTACATCCAAATATGGAATATGTTAAAGCAAAACAAGAAGGTCATGTATACATTGTTGCGAAAGAACGTGTACAAGAAGTATTAAAAGAAAACTATGAAGTATTATCTGTTCATAAAGGCGAAGAATTATTAAACATATCTTATACAGCGCCATTTCCGATGAAAGAAGTTACAAATGGTTACCGCGTTATCGCAGCAGAGTTTGTAACGGCAGATAGTGGTACAGGACTTGTTCATATTGCTCCAGCATATGGAGAGGACGATTATAGAGTTGTTCAAAGTGAAGGATTGTCATTCTTGCACGTTGTAGATGAAAAAGGTGAGTATACAGAAGCGGTACCATTTTTGAAAGGTAAATTTGTAAAAGATTGTGACGTTGACATTGTTCGTTATTTAGCTAAGGAAGGTTTACTGTATCATAAAGAAAAATATGAACATAGCTATCCGCATTGCTGGCGTTGTGATTCACCACTACTTTATTATGCAGGAGAAAGTTGGTTAATTCGAACAACTGCAATTAAAGATACCTTTTTACAAAATAATGATTCTGTTACTTGGTATCCGGATCATATGAAACATGGACGTTTTGGTAAGTTTTTAGAAAATATGGTGGACTGGAATATTAGCCGAAATAGATATTGGGGAACGCCATTAAACGTATGGGAATGTGAAAGTTGTGATCATCAGTTTGCGCCGAAAAGCATTGCCGAATTAAGAAAGCATAGTACGAAAGAAACACCGGAAGATTTAGAATTGCATAAGCCTTATGTAGATGAAGTTCAAGTCTGCTGCGAAAAATGCGGAGGCACAATGAATCGTACACCAGAAGTAATTGATGTTTGGTTTGATAGTGGTTCCATGCCATTTGCACAATATCATTACCCATTTGAAAATAAAGAGTTATTTGAAAAGCAGTTTCCAGCTGATGTTATTGCAGAAGGAATTGATCAAACACGCGGCTGGTTTTATAGTTTATTAGCAGTCTCAGCACTGTATACAGGAAAAGTACCGTATAAACGAGTGTTATCACTAGGGCATGTTTTAGATGAAGAAGGGCAGAAAATGTCTAAAAGTAAAGGGAATGCACTAGATCCAGTTGATTTAGTAGATAAGTTTGGTGCAGATGCGCTAAGATGGGCTTTACTTGTTGATAGTGCTCCGTGGAATGCGAAGCGTTTTTCTGAAAGAACCGTACTGGAAGCGAAATCTAAATTTGTAGATACATTAGTCAATGTGTATAGCTTCTACGTTTTATATGCAAATTTAGATGAGTATAACCCGAAAGAAACGTATGATGTAAAGCGTACGAAATTGGATGAATGGGTATTATCAAGATTGCATAGTACAACGAAAAAAGTGAGAACAGCACTTGATGATTATCAATTTACGAATGCAGCTCGTGAAATTGCAGCACTTGTAGATGAAGTGAGTAACTGGTATGTAAGACGCTCACGTAATCGTTTCTGGGAATCTGGTATGAACGCTGAAAAAGCTGCTGCGTATGAGACACTTCATGAAGTACTTGTAACAATTAGTAAATTAATTGCACCATTCACACCGTTTGTCGCGGAAGACATTCATCTTAATTTAGAAGGAAGTAGTGTTCATTTAGCTGATTATCCAGTTGTAAATGAATCACTACTTCAGCCGAAATTAGAAGCGGAAATGGATGCTGTTTTACAAGTTGTTGAACTTGGAAGAAGTAACCGTAATCAGCATTCTTTAAAAGTAAAACAGCCGCTAGCAGAACTTGTATTACTTGAGCATAACGAGAATGATATGGATTGGGAATCTTATCGTGATATCGTTATGGATGAGTTAAATGTAAAAGCGTTCCATGTTGAACTCGATGAAACAAAATACACATCATATCAATTGAAGCTCAATTTTAAAACAGCAGGGCCGAAATTCGGTAAAAATGTGAATGCAGTGAATGGTTGGCTAAAACAATTATCACAAGAAGATGTACAAAACTTTGTATCAACAGAAAGAGCAGTTTACGAAGCAACACCAGGAGAAGAAGTAGTTGTAACTGCTGAAGATGTGTTAGTTGAAAAAGTTGCAAAATCAGGATTCTCTAATACGACTAACGGACAATATACGGTTATGTTAGATACGAATGTAACGGAAGAATTGTTACAAGAAGGAGTAGCGCGTGAATTCATTCGTGCGGTTCAAGAATATCGTAAACAGTTGAATTTACCAGTTAATTTACGAGTCGATGTTATTCTCGATACAGAAGAAGAACTACAACGAACGTTAACGAACCATAAAGATTTATTGGAAGAAAACTTACTCGTTAAACAATTTACATTTGGTCACTTAACGAACGAAGACGATGAACTTTCTTTAGGTGAAACAAAACTTAGAATTAAATTAAGTGCAGCTAATTAA
- a CDS encoding DUF418 domain-containing protein: protein MNTKKRIIGLDFARALAMFGMLLVNFMVITGAEGNGPPFLITFMSLFEGRASALFVILAGIGISLMTRSSVASNEKIKISNSRKIIWKRALFLFILGLFLYVMEWTGDILHYYGVYLFVAALLITVRKKALLLLSIIILLLAQSLQLTFNTFEGWGGPTPFINYVDFWTINGFLRNLFFNGYHPFFPWFSFFLIGMIIGRLDLHNKKIRDRLLLLGITFTILIELLSKGLTYYFIPHIGKEAATFLFNTGPILPNILYILSATGSAIAILILCLYITEKYENNWFVTSIIQTGQLTLTHYVSHVFIGIGTLILFNRMEHQTLLFVLLFATVFFIFSILFSVLWRKKFSRGPIEWIMRKLAS from the coding sequence TTGAATACTAAAAAACGAATTATCGGCTTAGACTTTGCTAGGGCCTTGGCGATGTTTGGTATGCTGCTTGTTAATTTTATGGTGATAACAGGTGCAGAAGGAAATGGTCCCCCATTTTTAATAACTTTCATGTCACTTTTTGAAGGTAGAGCTTCTGCCTTGTTTGTTATACTTGCTGGAATTGGCATATCTTTAATGACTAGATCATCTGTTGCTAGCAATGAAAAAATAAAAATTTCTAATAGCCGAAAAATCATCTGGAAACGGGCACTATTCTTATTTATTTTAGGATTATTTTTATACGTAATGGAGTGGACTGGGGATATATTACACTACTACGGTGTTTACCTTTTCGTTGCTGCATTACTCATTACAGTCCGAAAAAAAGCATTACTCTTGTTATCTATTATTATCCTACTCTTGGCACAATCTCTTCAGCTTACTTTCAATACTTTCGAAGGTTGGGGAGGCCCTACTCCATTTATAAACTATGTAGACTTCTGGACAATAAACGGTTTTCTTCGCAATTTATTCTTTAATGGTTATCACCCTTTTTTCCCATGGTTTTCGTTCTTCTTAATCGGTATGATAATTGGCAGATTAGATCTTCATAATAAAAAGATTAGAGATAGGTTGCTCTTGCTCGGTATTACATTCACCATACTGATAGAACTTTTATCAAAAGGGCTCACATACTACTTCATTCCACACATTGGCAAAGAAGCTGCTACATTTTTGTTTAATACAGGACCCATTTTACCAAATATATTATATATTTTATCAGCTACAGGATCCGCTATTGCTATATTAATACTTTGCCTCTATATCACTGAAAAATATGAAAATAATTGGTTTGTTACTTCCATTATACAAACAGGTCAATTAACATTAACTCATTATGTAAGTCATGTATTTATCGGGATTGGGACATTAATTCTATTCAATAGAATGGAACATCAAACACTACTTTTCGTTTTATTATTTGCTACTGTATTTTTCATTTTCAGTATTTTGTTTAGCGTATTATGGAGAAAGAAATTTTCTAGAGGACCTATTGAATGGATTATGAGGAAATTAGCTAGTTAA
- a CDS encoding TetR/AcrR family transcriptional regulator, giving the protein MSKSEETLSSIMEASYRLFAGHGITKTTYSMIAEEVGIAKPSIYYYFKSKDALIECIFTELCAAMQFSSFFHTEEFTKENFIEKCIEIGFKIIDEQQNDPYFNRVLQEYVLLSSRNDMYKDRLLTVQTEYLQGFESLLTKANELQLIENKNLVSKAHMLALVLDNVGNFMMLHVDIDYRQIWMEAVNSIFERRD; this is encoded by the coding sequence ATGAGCAAAAGTGAAGAAACACTCTCTTCAATTATGGAAGCAAGCTATCGACTGTTTGCCGGACATGGTATTACCAAAACGACTTATTCAATGATTGCTGAAGAAGTCGGAATTGCTAAACCGTCCATTTATTATTACTTTAAATCTAAAGATGCATTAATCGAATGTATTTTCACAGAATTATGTGCTGCGATGCAGTTTTCTTCCTTCTTCCATACAGAAGAGTTTACGAAAGAAAATTTTATTGAGAAATGCATTGAAATTGGATTCAAAATAATTGATGAACAGCAGAACGATCCTTATTTTAATCGTGTGTTGCAAGAATATGTATTACTATCTTCAAGAAATGATATGTACAAAGATCGATTACTAACTGTGCAAACAGAATATTTACAAGGATTTGAATCCCTCCTTACAAAAGCAAATGAGCTTCAATTGATTGAAAATAAAAATCTAGTTTCAAAAGCTCATATGTTAGCATTAGTGCTTGATAATGTCGGGAATTTTATGATGTTACATGTGGATATAGATTATAGACAAATATGGATGGAAGCTGTAAACAGTATTTTTGAAAGAAGGGATTGA
- a CDS encoding M36 family metallopeptidase: MFNKKMVAMAMTVPLVMGTISTVSALEKQQQVKLEAYSPQKKATEYLKENAAQYGLKTDLSDLQYISTTETSVASYVRFQQVVNGAPVFSKQITVTLNGEGKGVLAVSDYQPVTGVKEVTTKISEKDAIQKSMAYVGEASEQNLWAPTDKEFGYIVEEGIARPVYKVVVHSNNPFGAWETFIDAENGKLIKKVDINRKAEGSGKVFLPNPVVSSGSKVGLKDNNDADSTALTNQLKTVTLKGLDGTGFLIGEYVTISSKAKTKSTNLQFNYTRANDSFEDVMSYYHIDTLQRYIQSLGFKNINNRSIKVNVNGTTDDNSFYSPSTKALTFGTGGVDDAEDAGIIAHEYGHSIQDNQVPGFGSSAEGGAMGEGFGDFLGATYEDAVSTTGYGKACVGEWDATAYSSSDPTCLRRLDTNKVYPKDITNEVHDDGEIWAQGQYEMAQAFGRDVATKIILQSHWSLTPNSKFSDGAKAIKQADALLYGGQHAADIDRIWAARGISTN, from the coding sequence ATGTTTAATAAAAAAATGGTGGCAATGGCAATGACTGTACCGTTAGTAATGGGGACGATTTCTACGGTTTCGGCATTGGAAAAACAACAGCAAGTAAAGTTAGAAGCTTATTCGCCACAGAAAAAAGCAACTGAATATTTAAAAGAAAATGCTGCGCAGTATGGATTGAAAACAGACCTTTCAGACTTGCAATATATTTCTACAACAGAAACGTCAGTAGCTTCATATGTTAGGTTCCAACAAGTTGTTAATGGTGCACCTGTATTTTCAAAACAAATAACAGTTACGCTTAACGGAGAGGGAAAGGGAGTACTCGCTGTTTCTGATTATCAGCCTGTTACAGGTGTGAAGGAAGTAACGACAAAAATTAGTGAAAAAGATGCAATACAAAAATCAATGGCGTATGTTGGAGAAGCAAGTGAGCAAAATTTATGGGCTCCTACAGATAAAGAGTTCGGATATATTGTTGAAGAAGGAATTGCTCGTCCAGTATATAAAGTTGTAGTCCATTCTAATAATCCATTTGGTGCATGGGAAACATTTATTGATGCAGAAAATGGAAAGTTAATTAAAAAGGTTGATATAAACCGAAAAGCTGAAGGGTCAGGAAAAGTATTTTTACCTAACCCAGTCGTATCTAGCGGTAGTAAAGTAGGCTTAAAAGATAATAACGATGCAGATTCAACAGCTCTAACGAACCAACTGAAAACTGTTACGTTAAAAGGTTTAGATGGAACAGGATTTTTAATTGGAGAATATGTAACGATTTCTTCAAAAGCGAAAACAAAATCTACGAATTTACAATTTAACTATACACGCGCAAATGATAGCTTTGAAGATGTTATGTCGTACTATCATATCGACACATTGCAACGTTACATTCAAAGTCTAGGTTTTAAAAATATTAATAACCGTTCGATAAAAGTGAATGTTAATGGTACAACTGATGATAACTCATTCTATTCTCCATCAACAAAAGCTTTAACTTTCGGTACTGGCGGTGTTGATGATGCAGAAGATGCTGGTATTATCGCACATGAATATGGGCATTCGATTCAAGATAACCAAGTTCCTGGCTTTGGTAGTTCAGCAGAAGGTGGAGCGATGGGAGAAGGATTTGGCGACTTCTTAGGTGCTACATATGAAGATGCAGTATCGACTACTGGATATGGTAAAGCATGTGTTGGAGAATGGGATGCGACAGCTTATTCTAGTTCAGATCCAACATGCTTACGCCGATTAGATACGAATAAAGTATATCCGAAAGATATAACGAATGAAGTGCATGATGATGGTGAAATTTGGGCTCAAGGTCAATACGAAATGGCACAAGCTTTTGGCCGTGATGTAGCAACAAAAATCATTTTACAATCACACTGGTCATTAACACCAAACTCTAAATTCAGTGATGGAGCAAAAGCGATTAAGCAAGCGGATGCTCTTTTATATGGTGGACAACATGCTGCTGATATCGATCGCATTTGGGCAGCGAGAGGCATTAGTACGAATTAA